From the genome of Gambusia affinis linkage group LG04, SWU_Gaff_1.0, whole genome shotgun sequence:
TCTTTACAACGAACAAAATGTAATCATGAGATTCAAATGACGTTTTCACACTGTActgaattttgtttattttgagctaagtttaaattctaatattttatataaaagaaatCCCATAGAGGTATTTGTTTTACCACACAATACAAAATGGAATTCAGCTTTATTGTGTGAATAATAACAACAttaactgaagaaaatattattgGAAAAAAGCACAACACTAAAGTGGAAATATACATATGCTTTATTTactattaaacattttgttgtagaACTTACATCTCAGAGAAAGTTGTGGAATTTCATCTataagtcaaacattttttatgagattatcataaatgcattaaagattCACAGTCATATGTCTATAATTTAGAACAAATTGCAAAGATTACACTTTAAAGAAATGGTTTACATGTTCAAATGATACTAAAGCACAAAATCACTAAATAATATATAGATGTATGAGCATCCCACGCAGGTAAACAGCAGCATAAGACAGAGTTGTGGAAGTTCCACCGATGCACCATGGTTACAGTGAccgaaatagaaaaatattaattttaaataattgcttatttcttcctttttcagctctaaactcattttcactttttcacataacaatattatagaaataaatatctgaaagtTATATACAAGACACATGCACCTTATACTAACTAGTCCAATAGACAAGACAAGATAAGATATTTTATGATCTCTAAGtgtatataaaatgaaaatgtctctTATCTATGAGGAGAAATAAGAAAAgatgatataaataaaatctctaaatACAGGAACCACatagccaaaataaaaaaaaattatacatcgCTTACTATATTCATATATACattacaacattttatttcactgttatGCAGACTGTTCAGAAGAAGAGCCAATATTTCTCTTGTGTTAATGCTTTGACTGCCTGTTAAATGTAGAATTGATCTTAAAATTCACTTGCCTGCAACAGCGAGACACTCTACACTTTAGTAGCTTTCCAATGCATGGGCTCATCATATAATTTCTTTAGTGTTTGCTGGTTAGAGATAACAAACTTATTGACCACCTATTATACAATACACAAAGAATAGATATAGAAGTGAAAGTCTCAGCAAATTATATTCAAACCaagattagtttttttctctcaaatccAAAATTATACCACTCCTGTTGTTAATCTATTGAGAATGAAAGCTGTGAGATAGGTAGATGGAGTTCTGAATGCCCCATACTTCCAGGGACTGGATCTGGAAGTGTCCTTTGCAGAGTGGGTTGCTGCTGAATGTGTCACATGGTTCTGAGTTTCCTTCCTCTAAGTTATCACACAAGCAGAGTGCGTGGCCCCCATCACCACCTGAAAAATGACATGCAAGTCAAATAAACAACACACAATGTTCTGGCCTGACTATCGTTAACACAATTTTCTCAGCATGTGTAAACAACGTACCAATGATGAGCTGACTGTTATCTCCTGCAATGAAATTTGAGGCATCTTGCTCCTTTGGTCTCTTGGCCTCCTTTGCAGTTCTGGGATTTCCTAATGGAGCACTGAGGGGGAGTGTCAGGTAGGAGGGATTCTGGGGAGTCTCATTTGTACAGCTGACAGTTTTGGTGGTGAGCTGAGACTTGCTGCTGTTTGCCAACTGAGATGTGGAACTGCTTCCATTTCTGTGCTGCTGAGGAGAAGCTATTCTGGTCATAATGTTGACCATAGCCCGCTGGTAGCGCTCCATGCTAGGGCGAAGCTGAAACAGTCAGTAGAGTTTAGTTAACAACCTGTAAATGTAAGAGGCATTCTGTGTGATAATATTAAGAGgttaattcagattttctgaaggTTGTAGGCAGCTAATACTAATACTTGGCATCATCACTggtataaatccagattagctGCTCCCAAAGGCTGAAGCACACCATGTTTGACAATGGAccagaaatccttttttttttttttgccattttaaaattaattaaatctcATAAAACCTAATAAGGGTATGCCAACACATGTTTAATCTGGATGTTAACTGTCAGTCTATTTGCATTGAAGCAGTGAAAGTAAGGCCCTGTATAAATCAATACAACAAAACGTCTAGGCCTGTGTAACATTTTTTGCTTCACACACCGCTTTGCTTTTCTAACAGCAAATCTGACTGGAAATGCTTAAGATGTTTCAGCACCAGTTTATCACAGAACACTGTGATAAACAGTGTGACCCTCAACCGCAATTCAAGAAAGGTACCAAGTTGGTCACCAGCAGTTAATACTGAGGGACAATTTTATATTTACCTACTTTGTAAGATTGAAACCTTGTTAAAAAGGAAGATGTTGGGCACAACACAAAGTTTTCTGTCTTCCATTAACAagatgtttttgctttcatttaatgGTATAGATACTAGGACTGAAAACATTGAGCAAtttttcctctaaaacaaaCTGGGATTTGTTAAACTTTAGGAAGCAACAGGTGAACcctttttacatttaacatctaaataatatatgtttttaagaCTCTTTTTTGTTAGTACATCATATTAAagagcagataaaacaaaatattacaaaaatgttcttttgatttttattcctagaaaaataaactaccacagaacatttttaatcaatttaatgCTGTAGTTTTCTTATACCAATTTATTGTCATGATAAATGAACAGAAGCCTAAAAATAGGGTAAAGTTGACttaccacaaaaacaaaacactcccCAGTTCCAAAGTATGTAAGTCCCTGAGAGTCGTGATTCCGTCTTTCCATCAAATCCGTTGACAAGAAAGCTCCAAAAACCTAAGAAAAGTGTCATGTcatgttaacattttaattgaatctaaatattaatattaaaaatattgccataaacaaattaatttgaggTTCATGTAGACCACTCAATTCAATTACCTCTTCGTCCATTGTTTTGATGATGAGTACTATTGGCTCATGTCCTTCAACACGTGAATACAATCTAAATgagaaggaaaggaaaataaatacgtCAGTCTATCCACCCAACATTTTTCCACACCAGGCTAATATGTAAAAGTTTCACTGGGAAACTTTTAGTGGCTGTACAGACTTGTAAACAGATGTAACGTGAGAGTCATTAGTCATCACGCTAATGATGTGATGTTTGATGTCAAGACAAATGTGTTGATGGTGAAAATATACCACTGGTCTCTGGTTGCTCTTTTTCTACTAAAACATAGGCTTGAGTTTATAGGAGGGGAGACAATAGTGTGTTGTGATTAGGTACCAACACCTAATCACAACACACtggtgcaaataaaaaaaaaaaaaaacattactacTGTAATTTATAAGGATGACTGTGGTTACGGTGGTAGGAATTGGCTCCGCAATCAGTGGGTTGTCAGTTCAGCTGCAACTCTGTCCAGTTCTGTTGTGCCCTTGGGCAACACACTTAGGGCCAGTGCATGGCAGCCTTGCCTATGTCAATGTGCCCCAGTCACCTGCCGCCATGTGTGTGtcaatgggtgaatgactgaatgtagtgtaaaACACTTTCGGATTCTATGGACTTGATAAAGCGCTATACAAGTATGAGCTATTTGCTATTTTTCTAAGCAGTACTTTTATTGGAATCAATAAAAGTCACTTACGAGGAAAGATTTCTTCCATGTTCTGCAATATGAAACAACCGAACGGGGTTGAAAAGCGCAAAACGTTCAGGAATCCAGGCCCAGATGACCCTCATCTCTGTCACTGTGACAACACTGGAGCTGAAGTTGCTTAAATCCACTGATTCCACCGTCTGCCTTTGGGACCATCAAGAACATCAAAGATAACAGCAAcattagatgttttttcttgtttctggaGAGTTCCATAGCCAGTCAATTACAATGCAATTGTAAACATACCTCTTTTGGTGTGTGCTGACACCTTTTTGTTTTAGGGCATCCTTATTTGCATTGAACAGAAGGTTAAGTTCATTTCGTGTAGCAATTGGAATCTGGAAGGCTCTTTCCAAAAGCTTCTCAGCTGTGCAGTGGCGAGTTACACTTTGCACAAAACGTTTCATGTCAGTTCTAAAGTCTTCGACGTCTGCTACCCGAGACGACACGGACACTTTGTAGAGGTCAAGCAAAGCTAATGCAACCCTACGAACACAgattgtgaaatatatttacaatattcaggccagaaaacaaaaaatcacattttcaaatctaaacTGGAGTGGCGACCAACCTGAAGAGAACCTTGAAACCCTCCAGTAAGTAGACATCCAGAACTCTGATTGCATATGTAAATGGAAGGTCAGCAAAAATCCACATGATCCAGTCAGAGTAGAATTCAAAGAGGTTTTGGTGCGAGCTGGCAATCAGCTTTCGGATGCCTCGGCAACACCTGTTGGCAAGGTCCCCGAATGTCATGCAAGAAGCACGATAAGTAAGAAATGTCTGGTCGATGTAGCGCTTGTTAGGATCTTTGTAGCAGATTAGTTGAGACACGCTGTAGAAACACTCTGCTTCATCCTCACTAAAGTGAAGTATGAGAGAGACCAAGGCAGGAAGGATGGGGCAGTAGCTCATGTCTGGATAGTAACTGCCAAGGCATATAAGTATCTTTTTAACAGAATTCATGCCTGCTTTGTTGAGGCAGTATCTGCAAAGAAAGAGAGGAACCAAAGTGCCCACTGGTCAGAATATGAAAACTAATTGGTGTATGCTTTTTTTGCTAGACTGTATTTAGTGTCTTTTACTCATTCATGCAAACAGGTAAGATCCAAAGttaataatttataaagaaGTAAATCGATTTAGATAATCATACaattgaaatacatttaattttcagtACCAAAAAACAACTTCACTTTTTCACAACATGAGCATTTTTGAGCTAATGTGTTTTAAGAGTGCTAGGCTAAAAGTAATCCCTATGAGAGTGATTTACATGAATACTACTTTGCTAAACTTAAGTATGTTCATTATATATTACAAGCACCAGCTTAAAGTTCAAAGcggctaaataaaaatgaaaggctCAGGGAAGTTagtttaatctgaaaatatagTTAAATACCAGCTGTTTTTTAAGCATTCTGTTTTTACTCTGTCTGTACCATTCCAATTAAAAATTCTGTAATATctacattttacacaaaatattttgtgcagcaGATTAAGACTGGAGCTTCTTGACAATAAGAATTTCAAAGCACTTCTAATACTCATTGTACACAATATATACACATTaaaatacacatcaaaatgttagTGTTTTACACTCGGGGGAAATAGACTTACCTTGGTAAGTCCCCATCCTCCATATACTCCGGGACTTGGTGAGTGCTAACTTTCTGTTCCCCAAAAAGTTTCTTGGCCATTTCGTAGTAAACATCTCTATCTGGTGTAATAGCCCTGCAATTAGTGAAATAAAAGgttgaaatgaaaatgactaCATGGTCTTATGAAAATCTAATcttaaagaacatttctgacatgACATGATATTTGTGTTAACCTGGAATTGATGTTGTGGATGACATGATAGTATGCTTTGGCCCTCAGTGTGTGCGAGGTGGCCCAGAAACCCTCTCGGCCCATTCGTTTCAGCTGCTGATGCCCGCTCTTCAGGATCTGCTGGTATTTCTTCGCAGGTTCTGGATCAATCTTCTCCCAGTCCACAAACTGTCCATACTTCATACCAGAGCTGGAGCAAATCTCCCAGTTGTCTGACTCAGAGATGGTTATCATGGACACTGTCCTGGCACTGCCTTTACTGCCTGAGTGAGATAACCACATTCatttagctgttttttaaatctttttttcttttacagtgtgcacaattttttgaaaaaaaaatttgtaataCATTAAAAGGAATTATTTCAATACCATTAAGATCTTTTGAGAGCTTTTTTGACTTAGACTTCTTTGGGTTGACAGGAAAACCATATTGATTCCCATCTTTATCATTAATTTTGGACATTTGATGTCTTAACTGTGAGCTTGCTCTCTGCTTCAGTGGACAGGACCACGAAAAGTTTTCTGTGTCAAAATTGGAGCACAACTCTGATGTCTCATAACTGTAAAATGATCTAAAGAAGGAAAGATTCCTCAGTTAGTAACATTATTAATTTGTCCtgttaaaaagctgaaaaaacaaacatttggatAAGtacaagaaaacacacaaattactACCTTATTTGTAATGTATTAAGAATAACTGAACCACAAAgctgagaataaaaacaaacctggagcgCGGTCTTGCATTGAGTTCCTCTGTTTGTACTTGAAAGTCACAGTTTTTACTGTCCTCTGGGTTGTTATAAGAACGGGACCTCGGTCTTCTGCCTGTCAACAAGGAGTTCACATCTTGTTCAGGAGATGCAAAAGAAATCATGTTCATGTTCCCAAAGTTTGAAAACTCTGGTGTTCTTGAGACGTGAATCATCTCAACCCTCGAAGGAAAGTCTCTCGAAAGGTAATGTCTCTTCTACTCTTAGCAAGCACCTTCTGAGCATCAGCGCTTTATATAAACCTGACAACTAATGGCAGGTGAGTTAGCCACGGTTTGTTTGTGGTGACACTCGTACCGAAAGGAAAAAGGTCCAgtgattttcctgttttaactTTCGCACCACAGGGTCTGTTTCTGAGAACTGTTTCCACAATGCCACCATCATTTCTTGAGCTGAAGAAACAAGACATTAAGATGTCTaacaaatgaaccaaaataaaGGCCCTTTCTATGGATCAACTGTTCAGGAGTAAACCCTTTTCTTTAGTTGTTGTTGTCTGGTAAAAACATAATCACCCTTCACAGCCTGCTTCCCTTTCTTTTGATTTATAACAACCTACTTGAAATATAGTATTTCCTTAAATAATTTCCATCTTTATGTTTACCACTAGAACATTTCCCTCATGTACTTTGGGGGAAAATAGACTCTCTTTGAGGAAATTACATCATGGATTTAAATTACTTATTATCCCGGTTTGCCTTTCTGTTGCACTCAgatcattaaacaaattttaatcttAACCACAGtaaatacagttttcaaatgagGATGTAATTTTTCTAAGTAAAAAATCTATCTAAACTAGAGATGGTAAATTCGGTTTTGTTCCTCTGAGTGACTCTAACCTGCTTCACTGAAGTATAAGAATAAAGAAAGCATAAAGGGATTGTTTTACCAACAAATGGTTCCTAAACTGGTTGTATTACCCAATACATGAACCATTGTTGTCTACTCACATGCACCACATCTGtgaagataattttttttattttgaatatttgttgCAGGTTGCTCATACTGCTccacaattaaaaatatgccAGCACTTAAAGTCTTATTCTGGTGTTCATTCAGTCTCCTCGTAAATTTTGTGGCAGAGACTTGTTTTTGGTATTTCTTTAACTACAGCACACTACCTAGTCCTGAAGAAGCAAAGCTACCCCAGAACATCATACTATTACTATCATGTATGAGCTTGTCTTAAATGTTGTGTTAGTTTTTATGCTAAATGCAACAGGacatacattttcagaaaactttaatCTCAGTCTCATCATTTCACTACATATTATTCCAAAAGTCTTAGGGatcataaaaatacttttggcaaaTTGGAAAAGGCCTTTATGTTCCTTTTCCTCTGCAGtggttttggtcatttttgtcCCATCTGTTACTcattgttgaatcatgaactttgaccttaaaTCACACAAGTAAGGTCTACAATGCCTGAAatgttgttctgtgttttttttctggcctcCCGGTTGAGTTGTTAATATAGGACGTAATCTCCTATATTCCTTCCTGATTTCTTCATTTGTGTATAAGAgcttttggtgtttttcagtAAAGTCCTAAAACCAAAATTGCTATTAAATGCTTTCCAgaacaataaatgttaatgaGTTAGTTTCTCAtctatttttgaatttctttagtttATGACATGATGagttgc
Proteins encoded in this window:
- the LOC122830127 gene encoding TBC1 domain family member 24-like isoform X1 gives rise to the protein MIHVSRTPEFSNFGNMNMISFASPEQDVNSLLTGRRPRSRSYNNPEDSKNCDFQVQTEELNARPRSRSFYSYETSELCSNFDTENFSWSCPLKQRASSQLRHQMSKINDKDGNQYGFPVNPKKSKSKKLSKDLNGSKGSARTVSMITISESDNWEICSSSGMKYGQFVDWEKIDPEPAKKYQQILKSGHQQLKRMGREGFWATSHTLRAKAYYHVIHNINSRAITPDRDVYYEMAKKLFGEQKVSTHQVPEYMEDGDLPRYCLNKAGMNSVKKILICLGSYYPDMSYCPILPALVSLILHFSEDEAECFYSVSQLICYKDPNKRYIDQTFLTYRASCMTFGDLANRCCRGIRKLIASSHQNLFEFYSDWIMWIFADLPFTYAIRVLDVYLLEGFKVLFRVALALLDLYKVSVSSRVADVEDFRTDMKRFVQSVTRHCTAEKLLERAFQIPIATRNELNLLFNANKDALKQKGVSTHQKRQTVESVDLSNFSSSVVTVTEMRVIWAWIPERFALFNPVRLFHIAEHGRNLSSLYSRVEGHEPIVLIIKTMDEEVFGAFLSTDLMERRNHDSQGLTYFGTGECFVFVLRPSMERYQRAMVNIMTRIASPQQHRNGSSSTSQLANSSKSQLTTKTVSCTNETPQNPSYLTLPLSAPLGNPRTAKEAKRPKEQDASNFIAGDNSQLIIGGDGGHALCLCDNLEEGNSEPCDTFSSNPLCKGHFQIQSLEVWGIQNSIYLSHSFHSQ
- the LOC122830127 gene encoding TBC1 domain family member 24-like isoform X2, which produces MIHVSRTPEFSNFGNMNMISFASPEQDVNSLLTGRRPRSRSYNNPEDSKNCDFQVQTEELNARPRSRSFYSYETSELCSNFDTENFSWSCPLKQRASSQLRHQMSKINDKDGNQYGFPVNPKKSKSKKLSKDLNGSKGSARTVSMITISESDNWEICSSSGMKYGQFVDWEKIDPEPAKKYQQILKSGHQQLKRMGREGFWATSHTLRAKAYYHVIHNINSRAITPDRDVYYEMAKKLFGEQKVSTHQVPEYMEDGDLPRCCRGIRKLIASSHQNLFEFYSDWIMWIFADLPFTYAIRVLDVYLLEGFKVLFRVALALLDLYKVSVSSRVADVEDFRTDMKRFVQSVTRHCTAEKLLERAFQIPIATRNELNLLFNANKDALKQKGVSTHQKRQTVESVDLSNFSSSVVTVTEMRVIWAWIPERFALFNPVRLFHIAEHGRNLSSLYSRVEGHEPIVLIIKTMDEEVFGAFLSTDLMERRNHDSQGLTYFGTGECFVFVLRPSMERYQRAMVNIMTRIASPQQHRNGSSSTSQLANSSKSQLTTKTVSCTNETPQNPSYLTLPLSAPLGNPRTAKEAKRPKEQDASNFIAGDNSQLIIGGDGGHALCLCDNLEEGNSEPCDTFSSNPLCKGHFQIQSLEVWGIQNSIYLSHSFHSQ